From the genome of Bos taurus isolate L1 Dominette 01449 registration number 42190680 breed Hereford chromosome 2, ARS-UCD2.0, whole genome shotgun sequence, one region includes:
- the NPPC gene encoding C-type natriuretic peptide isoform X2, translating to MRSPDHRVVSPARGKGEEGKGLPEGADHGGLEAGGRRAELPGTCDRRSQDSPPDHRQPRRVPRAAAARAFTYPSFPLEVPRTPSGEEVAEPQAAGGGQKKGDKTPGGGGANLKDDRSRLLRDLRVDTKSRAAWTRLLHEHPNARKYKGGNKKGLSKGCFGLKLDRIGSMSGLGC from the coding sequence ATGCGCAGCCCCGACCACAGAGTGGTCAGCCCCGCAAGGGGCAAAGGAGAGGAGGGCAAAGGGCTCCCCGAGGGAGCGGACCACGGCGGCCTCGAGGCAGGTGGACGCAGGGCCGAGCTGCCGGGCACCTGTGACCGGCGTTCTCAGGACTCCCCGCCGGACCATCGGCAGCCCCGCAGAGTCCCCCGCGCTGCCGCGGCGCGTGCCTTCACCTACCCGTCCTTTCCCTTGGAGGTCCCGCGAACTCCGTCCGGCGAGGAGGTGGCCGAGCCCCAGGCTGCGGGCGGCGGTCAGAAGAAAGGCGACAAGACTCCCGGGGGCGGCGGCGCCAATCTCAAGGACGACCGATCGCGACTGCTTCGGGACCTGCGCGTGGACACCAAGTCCCGGGCGGCGTGGACCCGCCTCCTGCACGAGCACCCCAACGCGCGCAAATACAAAGGAGGCAACAAGAAGGGTTTGTCCAAGGGCTGCTTCGGCCTCAAGCTGGACAGGATCGGCTCCATGAGCGGCCTGGGATGTTAG
- the NPPC gene encoding C-type natriuretic peptide precursor, with translation MHLSQLLACALLLALLSLRPSEAKPGAPPKVPRTPSGEEVAEPQAAGGGQKKGDKTPGGGGANLKDDRSRLLRDLRVDTKSRAAWTRLLHEHPNARKYKGGNKKGLSKGCFGLKLDRIGSMSGLGC, from the exons ATGCACCTCTCCCAGCTGCTGGCCTGCGCCCTGCTGCTCGCGCTACTCTCGCTCCGGCCCTCCGAAGCCAAGCCCGGGGCGCCGCCAAAG GTCCCGCGAACTCCGTCCGGCGAGGAGGTGGCCGAGCCCCAGGCTGCGGGCGGCGGTCAGAAGAAAGGCGACAAGACTCCCGGGGGCGGCGGCGCCAATCTCAAGGACGACCGATCGCGACTGCTTCGGGACCTGCGCGTGGACACCAAGTCCCGGGCGGCGTGGACCCGCCTCCTGCACGAGCACCCCAACGCGCGCAAATACAAAGGAGGCAACAAGAAGGGTTTGTCCAAGGGCTGCTTCGGCCTCAAGCTGGACAGGATCGGCTCCATGAGCGGCCTGGGATGTTAG